The segment atttaccattaaaTAGTGTGAAAGTACCAGGTTTTGACCTGTTGTGTGGTCATCCTCACATTTCAAGCTTGTCCTCGACGAAAGCAATTCAGTTTTATCCTTCTTTATTGTCATTTTGttgaaattacatttttttccTCAGGAATGTCAATATTAcctgtttctaactacagaaactatTTCTGAATTATCTGAGACAGTGGGTGTGATGGCTTGTTGAAATGACACAGAACAACTCTCCAGAAAGGCATAGTAGGATACAGTAAACTTTCCATAGCCACTCATCAGAGATATTGCTCACATTCATACAACTTCTGCTTAATGCTCTGGGCATCACATGTAGCATGAATACCAGTACCCTTCTATGCCAGAATCTTGGTCTGGGAACATGACGTTGCCAAGCACTGAACCACCAACTGTGTATATCGACAGCTTGGCTTGCTAAACTATGCATACCATGAGCCTCTGCCACGACATTAGTCATTTACACTACTGATATGGTCACGGTCATCATTTTGTAAATTGAATGGATTAATTCTTCATACCAAAACTTTCAATAGTTTCCCATTCCCATGGGAGACAAGTAGTACAATGTATTCACTCACTAAGGTACATCGCtctgtataagagcgtctgctaaatgactaaaacctAAACAACATTTCCCCAAAAATATTTGGCCTATACAGTACAGCGGCCTACAGTTGGCTACAGTTAATAGCAAAACCTCATACGTGGAATCTTGGATGGCACATCAACTGGACCAGGCTTTTCGTTCAGACTGTGACAGAGCCTCAAATCCAGTTACTGAAGTTGATTACTTAAGTTCATTCGAAAATAGGTATCTATCTTTCTTATTTTCATCCATTTTCCCCATATATGAACGtattaccatctaacatcatgtagattaaattgagattgttaTACAGAGCCCAATACTGTTGTTTTACCATTTTCTTGGACTGTGGCAAAAACAGTGAAAACACATTTGACTTCCCAGTGTGGCAGACATCAAAGAGAGAGAAGCCTGCTGTAGGACATTTGTCAGTTTGCTTGAAAGTCACATACATCAATGTTTCCAATGATTATGATCATCAGCAACATTGTAACCAAATCGATACTGCAGTCGAAAGATACAATGGTTTTAGATGAAGAATCCTCCTTACAATGTATCCGACAGCTCTTTGTTTAAACCATTGTGTTCAAATATCCATGGCTTGCTCGCTTCACTTTCTGCTCATCCTCGTGCCCTCGATGTTAGACAAAAAAACAGCGGTCTATCTGTGGAAAATCGCCGACCTTAACAATTCACACACATGGGAGGAATAAATGATCCAACTTACCGTGGCTGAAATCGAGGAAAATTTCAAAAGAACCGTCTTGTTTCTCGTCCAACTCGGGCGGTATAGCTATCACTTCCTTGTTCTTTCACAGGGCTTCGTGGAACTGTCATTCACAGTCACACTGGTCGCCCAACCTCCACTTTGGTCTACAAATGACGTCAGAACAGTACATAGAAACTGGTGAGCGTTTGATGGCCCTACCTAATAATTATCAAAAAATGCCTTTGTAAATCAACAAGGAAATGTAATACAAAAAGTTATGTGCTACTaaacaggtttccatccaacctttttttaATGCGAGTAAAGTACATATCGGATTATAGAAAACATGTAATAACACAAGGAAATCAGATACAATATGTATCTGttactaaccaggtttccatcctttttatgcgagtaaagtaaCGTTACATGTCATGtaatgacaggcctgatggaaagcGCAACGTTttcggtaaactttccaaatgtcgacaaaacaaaatatgcTAGACTGGGTGGAATATTTTTGTGTCGGTAAAGGTAATGTCGGTGGAAAGGCTTTTATGcgaaaatattgatataataaccattctatcgaagtaaacttggagtcacgcgttgacatgttgtgtggtcctccaaCTAGGAGTTGCAGTTGCAGTttttaggctacagatgaaagtTATGATAgatttcacagggtggtgaaaatgcacgatgatgagcttgatgctcctttcaaaTAAATATCGAgttttattctggtgacatgataatcgatgcttggctgccgtttgacaaataaaaataatctcgCGTTTTGTCCATATTTTTTTTGTGCTTTCTGTCTATAACAATTgtactttcaagacaactgggaattcggacaaatacgaggtcaaatcatgacgtcagtgatcttcaggtcggaaagtcggagctctagttCCCGAGTTGAATTCTTAGTTGGATGACCGTTTTAAAACGATATTTCCCAGTCGTTGGCTATTTTTAaggagtttccagttgttttaaCCCCACTGAGGTCCGAAGTCGGAGATTTCCGAGTTGCCAGTTTCGAGTTCCTATTTGTTTTGAATGCGGCATAACCAACAGCGCGCAACATAGCGCTTTTGACTAGAGTACACGTGCCTGCTACAGAGTGGACACACTCGCTATAATATAACGCAGACATTGTTGTGAGAAAaacatcagtagagttgaaaatgcgatggaaacccatttgattaagttatatatttttttattcagtACACGGGAATTTAACAGTAAAAGTTATTTTTATGGGAACTGCGTCATCAAGCAAAGTCAACTTgataaaaaaacatatatattctgGAAAAAAATGCGCATATAATCTTTCTCCAATTTCGATGGAAACCTAGGTACTGGAACACTACAATTCTTATAGTTGCTCTATTTGAACAGGAATTTATGAGATATCCTTATCACCAAACGATACGGCTGAACAGCTTTTACATGGCACAGAATAAATTAGGATATACAATGTTAATAAAAACGTACACCTAACAGTTTTGAAGATATTGACGCGTGTTTATAATGTTTTCGTAGGTTTTGTTACGTTTATCCATGGGTCTCGTGTCTGCGCTCCCAGTCTGTCATTGTCATGGCAACGGTAAACAGAAGGAAGAGGTGAGTTGAAGAGGCGAAACTTTATAGTTTACAGGAAGGAGCCAAGAAGAAACGACTAGCAAAACATGTCGGATGTTGGATCAGAGGATTTTGATGATGATCAGGGTTACCTTGGAGTGAGTAAAAGTGTGCTGTAAACTTGGTAAAAAAAAACCCTCAACAATCCGATTTTGAGCTAGCAATGCCaatttaacgttagctagctaacgttaacagcTAACGTTACTTGCGCCTACGCAACATTGACAGAAAGATGTCTTTCACTGACACAGGAATATGAAGGGGACCGAAAtgaagctggagagagacatggggtcGGGAGAGCTGTCCTACCCAATGGAGACACTTACCAAGGAATGTATGAAAACGGGAAAAGGTCTGGCCAGGTAACTGTCACCATAGATAATAGTATTAGTTGATTCCTACGATTTGTTGTTTCCTTTGACCATTTCCTTGACTATTTCCGTGTGTCCCAGGGAACATACCGATTTAAGAATGGGGCCAGGTACATTGGAGAATATTACCAGAACCCGAAGCACGGACAGGGTATCTTCTACTACCCAGATGGATCCAAATACgatggtctgtctgtccgtctgtccgtctttccgtccgtccgtccgtctgtccgtctgatacgccccctaccctctctctctctttctctcaggcaGCTGGGTTGATGACCAGCGCCAGGGCCATGGCCTCTACACATACCCCAACCAAGACACATATGAAGGAGAGTGGTTACACCATCAAAGGTAGTTAGAGTTGGGCGCCCTCCAGATTCTCATACCTTCATACCGTTTCTGTATTTCGGCAATAGGGTAGCGCTCTGCTACCCAACCCGAGCCCGACATTATACATCGGGTAGGACCTGTTTTTCATCAATAACTAGGCTAGGACCTGTTTTTCATCAATAACTAGGCTAGGACCTGTTTTTCATCAATAACAATATCAATAACTAGGCTAGGACCTGTTTTTCATCAATAACTAGGACCTGTTTTTCATCAATAACTAGGACCTGTTTTTCATCAATAACTAGGCTAGGACCTGTTTTTCATCAATAACTAGGCTAGGACCTGTTTTTCATCAATAACTAGGCTAGGACCTGTTTTCCATCAATAACTAGGCTAGGACCTGTTTTTCATCAATAACTAGGATAGGACCTGTTTTTCATCAATAACTAGGCTAGGACCTGTTTTTCATCAATAACTAGGCTAGGACCTGTTTTTCATCAATAACTAGGCTAGGACCTGTTTTCCATCAATAACATCATCAATAACTAGGCTAGGACCTGTTTTTCATCAATAACAATATCAATAACTAGGCTAGGACCTGTTTTCCATCAATAACTAGGCTAGGACCTGTTTTTCATCAATAACTAGGATAGGACCTGTTTTTCATCAATAACTAGGCTAGGACCTGTTTTTCCAATAACTAGTTTTTCATCAATAACTAGGCTAGTTttttcatcaataactagggtagGGCCTGTttttcatcaataactagggttgggcctgtttttcatcaataactagggttgGGCCTGTTTTTCATCAATAACTAGGCTAGGACCTGTTTTTCATCAATAACTAGGCTAGGACCTGTTTTTTATCAATAACTAGGATAAGACCTGTTTTAGGTTAGGGCCAGGTAGGGCCTTTTTTTCATCAATAGCTAGGGTAGGGCCTGTTTTTCATCAATAGCTACGGTACGGGCAGGGCTTGGGTATCACTAAATTGATCATTAACATTTTGAAGCTAAGCCACTTGTTCGTGCTCTGTTGCACAGTACAGCCATATCTGACTAAGATCAAAACAAGGTGTCAGAAGTGCTTCAACCTCGTCAAAAAGTCAGGAGAGATTATTTCACAGAAAATAATAAATGTTCATTGAGTTTTGTTGGATTTTAGAGTGCCGAAAAGTAGCTAACTGCTCTCACGTCTCTACAGTGAGCAGAGCAGCCCAAGCGTAGCCGTTGCTATGGATACGTACAGACTCAGAGCCGTCATGAgcgtgtgtgacagacagagaggagcagcCAATGCGTTTACTAATGGAGGAGGTTGTTTCTGGTTTCGGGCAGGGCCAGGCCTTCAATTTGGCAGAAGCAATTGGGCCTCTGGGTAGACTAAtcaaatgcatagctggagccctAAGCTGGATAGAATTTATTTGATACATCTTAGATTAATACACtgaaaaaaaatataaacgcaacaatttcaacaaatttACTGAGTTCCTTTGAATATAGCCAAAGGGAGCGTGATGAGATAATTGTATCGTAGTCACTTTTTGACATGCCGGGGGGGGGTGGTAATTCTGACCTCTCGAAAGAACTGTTACATTTATCTGAGTGCCAGACGAGAACACATTTACATATAGTCACTCTTAGTGATTATGTGCGTCAAGGCATTATTCCACGGGGACTCAGGTGGCAAAAAGACCCATCATTGGGACAGCGCACAGATGATTTCTGTGAGCGTTGGTGTGCCATCCTGAACAAATGCTCTATTGGTTTAATGACATTAATTGTTGACCCGTTGAAAAATGATTTTATTGAAATGGATAACACGATTGAAGAGAAACGCACAGCTCTGCAAGGAGCTGTTAATGATGATGGCATATTTAATGAACTGATGAAAACTAACTATGCGCTCCAGAACAAGTTGTCCACAGAATTAAAGGAACTTAAAATCAAGAAATTCAACCAAGACGAAAAAGGCAAGGCTGAGGACAAAGTGGACTTCTGGAGAAACCCTGACAAGGGAGGTCCTGCTCCTCGTCTCCATGGCAGACGCAGGATCCACCCCCGTCTGATCAACGCTCTACAACCAGCGCCTCATCGGCTTCCACTGTCAGTTTTTCATCCAACGAGAGACTGGGCCGACGGAAGGGCTGAGGTGACCGGGGGCACACGCACCGATGAGATGCCGCACCCGACGGGGTAAGAAGAAACGACTACCAGAGGCAGAGGGGACCATTCAGAACGGTCCCAGAGTGGTCCCAGAGTGTCTTTAATTTATCAAGCAAGATATGGAGCCCTGCCCATGTCTTCTTGCTTAATAAAGGGTTATCTTTTGTGGCTACAACTCAGTGCAACGATTGTGATGTTAAGGTAGAcatgtttagttttttttttagaaACATTCGTTTAAGGGAATATTTTAGCTCCTCTAATATTTTAGCTCCTCTCCTCTAACATGTAAATTCAGTAGAAACATCTCCAACTGCTTTTAGAAGTAAGAGTTATTTTGTACCTCTCAGCCAATCACAATTACTCTATCGAGACGTATAGCAGACTTGTTGAAAAATATGTTGTTGATCACAttaagaacaaacaggagaaCAAATCTTTACATAATTTACCTCCGGATGAAAAACAAGCTTTGCTTGATTTACAATCCGATACGTCAGTCCTTACAGGGCGGGTCTGTTGTTCTCATGGATAGGACAGTTTATGTAAATGAGTGTCATAGACAACTGTTTGACAACACCTTTTATAATAAACTCAGAAGTGACCCCATTGGCCAATCTCAGAACATGATCTTTACCGTCCTAGATGAAGTTCTGGTCAGATATCCAAAACAGAACACAACTTTTTGGCTATTCAACACTCTAAAATTGCCACTTTTTATACTTTGACGAAATTACACTAGAATGTTACAAAACCTCCCAAGCGCCCTATTGTAGTGGCCATTGATGCAGTAACGACCCCTCTATCGACTTTTGTTGACTTTTTTATTAGACCACTCGCAGAACAGCTCCccgttgtaaaggacaccagcagtatgatctcagaacagctccccacCTTTGTAAAAGAACagcagcagtatgatctcagaacagctccccgttgtaaaggacaccagcagtatgatctcagaacagctcccctcctttgtaaaggacaccagcagtatgatctcagaacagctcccctcctttgtaaaggacaccagcagtatgatctcagaacagctcccctcctttgtaaaggacaccagcagtatgatctcagaacagctcccctcctttgtaaaggacaccagcagtatgatctcagaacagctcccttcctttgtaaaggacaccagcagtatgatctctggataagagcgtctgctaaatgacttaaatgtaaaaatgtaaatctcagaacagctcccctcctttgtaaagaacagcagcagtatgatctcagaacagctcccctcctttgtaaaggacaccagcagtatgatctcagaacagctcccctcctttgtaaaggacaccagcagtatggtctcagaacagctcccctcctttgtaaaggacaccagcagtatgatctcagaacagctcccctcctttgtaaaggacaccagcagtatgatctcagaacagttcccctcctttgtaaaggacaccagcagtatgatctcagaacagctcccctcctttgtaaaggacaccagcagtatgatctcagaacagttcctgtcctaaaggacaccagcagtatgatctcagaacagctcccctcctttgtaaaggacaccagcagtatggtctcagaacagttcccgtcctaaaggacaccagcagtatgatctcagaacagctcccctcctttgtaaaggacaccagcagtatggtctcagaacagctcccctcctttgtaaaggacaccagcagtatgatctcagaacagctcccctcctttgtaaaggacaccagcagtatggtctcagaacagttcccgtcctaaaggacaccagcagtatgatctcagaacagctcccctcctttgtaaaggacaccagcagtatgatctcagaacagctcccctcctttgtaaaggacaccagcagtatgatctcagaacagctcccctcctttgtaaaggacaccagcagtatgatctcagaacagctcccctcctttgtgaaggacaccagcagtatgatctcagaacagttcccctcctttgtaaaggacaccagcagtatgatctctatTATTGAATCTCTTGATCCTCTCCCGGGGGAATACTTTGTTAGTTACGTTTGATGTTGAGTCGTTATACACTAATATTCCACACGAGGGCGGTATTGAAGCTATGGAACATTTTATTCTGCAACGTGACCCTAATGAACTACCTTCCAGTGCTGCATTATAACATTGGCTGAAATAGTACTCACACACAACTACTTCATGTTTCTAAATTATTTCTTTCTTCAGACGAAGGGTACTGCTATGGGATCCCCCATGGCTCCTAACTTTGCTAATGTGtatgtgggttacatggagaaacggCCTATTTTCAATCATCTCATAAATGTTTTCTTGCCTCACATCATTATGTGGAAACggtatattgatgatatttttgttctATGGAGGGGTGATGTTAAACAGCGCCGGGTGTTCCATGCGTTTCTGAACATCTGAGATTTACTATGCAGTCTGATCCACGTCAAATCAGTTTTCTTGACCTTCTGAtcttgtgtgaagataatgttctatccactgatctttacaggaaacctactgaacgtaacagtttgttgagggccgatagttgtcacccacttcccttgaaaaacagtctgccctacagccaattctgtcGAATCAAAATAATTTGTAAAAACCAACCCGATTTTGACAGACATATGGCTTAGACTCAAATAATATTCAAGGGTGTAGCAATATTGATGTTACACAGGAAACGGAAACCAGTTGTTATTTACGTTATTAATGTGCTGGTTGACAACATTCCTCGTAAAGTTTGTGACTACAACACAAAGCATATTGAAACAGAGGGTACAACAATGGTCAGATTAATTctgccattgagaaaattcaaaacaTAACCTTTTTCTAAGGTCAGTCTCGCAAAAATAAGCATTCTTGCgttctaactacccgctattcaaagtgctctgatcaaattaagggaattgttcacaaacattggcacattctaaGATCCGATGATGGTCTCGGTAATGTGTTTTGGTGGCAGCGGTACTCAAAAGAACCTGGATCTCATCGACGTAAATTAAGAATTACATCCCAGGCGGCAGTTTGAAAAAGTGCCGCGTTTAAAGGCTCGTTATCGCGCCGAACgtcaacgttagctagctatcgtGAGTGACTCTATGCTAAACTCTAGCTGGCTATTGGATACAAGCAGATTCGAGAGTAGCTAATGTTCCACTCTACAACTAAATCGCCATGGAAAATGCACTGAAACCTCCAGGAAAAATATACAccgctcaaaaaaataaagggaacacttaaacaacacaatgtaattcCAAATCAATCATTTCTgtaaatcaaactgtccacttagggaTCCCCACTGATTGAcctaaatttcacatgctgttgtgcaaatggaatagaaaacATGGAAAATaggcctattttcaatcaccccAATAAaggtggttctgcaggtggtaaccacagaccacttctcagttcctaacttccttgctgatgttttggtcacttttgaatgctggcggtgatttcactctagtggtagcatgagacggagtcttacAACCCAACAAGTGGCTCAGGTttagctcatccaggatggaacatcaatgcgagctgtggcaaatCAGTTTTCTGTGACTGTCAGCTTGTGTCCAGAGCAtgaaggcgctaccaggagacaggccagtacatcagtttgttggaggaggctgtaggagggcaacaacccagcaaaACAGGACTGcaacctccacctttgtgcaaggaggagcaaaATAATTTGCAAAATGACCAGCAGGCCACAAATTTGCAGACATCTGCTTAAACAGTCAAATAATACTCAAGGGTGGTAGAGGGTCCAATATTGAtgttttcatttgccagagaacaccagtTGTTATTTACGTTATTAATGTGCCCTGTGCTCATTCACAGATGAAAGTTTGTTCACAACACAAAGCATATTGAAACAGAGGTGACAACAATGGTCAGATTAATTCTGCTGCCTTGAGAAAATCCTCCAAACATAACCGGTtttctgggtcagtcatggtgtggggtaagcatttctttgggggccgcacagccctccatgttcAAAGTGCCTGACTCCAATTAGGGAATGAGATCCTAGACCCCTTCTGAGACCATATAGTCTGGTGCGGTttttggccctgggttcctcctaaaaGAAATGCTGGATCTCATGTGGCTGGAAATtaagcagttcctgcaagaggaaggcattgaaaAAGGACTGCCCGCCCGTTTAAaggacctgaatccaattgagcacatctgggacatcatgtcagtgactctATCCAAACGCTAGCTGGCTGTCCAGGCAGTTGGCGGAGTAGCTAATgttccaggtctgggaggagatcatccgccacctcatcaggaaaaTGCCCAGGCGTTGTAAGGTCATACAGGCAaaatggaggccacacacactactgaaaaatcatttggacttgttttaaggacattacatcaaagttggatcagcctgtatgtggttttccactttctgAGTGACTCAAACTGACCTCCACTtaggttgatacatttgatttccattgataatttttgtgtgatttttgttgtcagcaAAACTATTTAAAGAAAAAAGTAAATTTAATGAGAATATTTCcccattcagatctaggatgtgttattttagtgttcccttcctattgttttgagcagtgtatttttacccctttttctccccaattgtggTCTCCAATGAatagttacagtcttgttccATTGCTGCAACAAGACTCAGGTGTGTGTCCTCCAGGATGGAACATCTGTGTGTCCTCCGACCGAAGAGCTGTGTGTCCTCCGACCGAGAGCTGTGTGTCCTCCGACCGAGAGCTGTGTGTCCTCCGACCGAGAGCTGTGTGTCCTCCGACCGAGAGCTGTGTGCCGCACCGCTTCTTGaccgcttcttgacacaatgcccacttaacctggaagccagtcgcaccaatgtgtcagagcgGACAgggacatccctgctggccaaaccctcccctaacccagacgatgctggaccaattgtgcgctgccctatgggtctcccagtcacagcTGGCTGCTAGAAGCAAGCTGTAAAATCCCCAGGAAAGACG is part of the Oncorhynchus gorbuscha isolate QuinsamMale2020 ecotype Even-year linkage group LG09, OgorEven_v1.0, whole genome shotgun sequence genome and harbors:
- the rsph1 gene encoding uncharacterized protein rsph1 isoform X1; translated protein: MPGGGGNSDLSKELLHLSECQTRTHLHIVTLSDYVRQGIIPRGLRWQKDPSLGQRTDDFCERWCAILNKCSIGLMTLIVDPLKNDFIEMDNTIEEKRTALQGAVNDDGIFNELMKTNYALQNKLSTELKELKIKKFNQDEKGKAEDKVDFWRNPDKGGPAPRLHGRRRIHPRLINALQPAPHRLPLSVFHPTRDWADGRAEVTGGTRTDEMPHPTGNGQGIYHYNDTGSRYMGTWVMGKMESAGEFIHLNHRYQGNFLNNNPSGPGKYVFEIGCEQHGEYLQVDQPASDEENGKHRKAQKSRSPYPGHGEGYFSIGASGEEDRGDAEEDEIVSTMVLKWKPKAVTGLSLWTPAKDPSSDGEGLASADEKGGSKPPTPDT
- the rsph1 gene encoding uncharacterized protein rsph1 isoform X2; translated protein: MPGGGGNSDLSKELLHLSECQTRTHLHIVTLSDYVRQGIIPRGLRWQKDPSLGQRTDDFCERWCAILNKCSIGLMTLIVDPLKNDFIEMDNTIEEKRTALQGAVNDDGIFNELMKTNYALQNKLSTELKELKIKKFNQDEKGKAEDKVDFWRNPDKGGPAPRLHGRRRIHPRLINALQPAPHRLPLSVFHPTRDWADGRAEVTGGTRTDEMPHPTGNGQGIYHYNDTGSRYMGTWVMGKMESAGEFIHLNHRYQGNFLNNNPSGPGKYVFEIGCEQHGEYLQVDQDRGDAEEDEIVSTMVLKWKPKAVTGLSLWTPAKDPSSDGEGLASADEKGGSKPPTPDT